Proteins from a genomic interval of Xiphias gladius isolate SHS-SW01 ecotype Sanya breed wild chromosome 23, ASM1685928v1, whole genome shotgun sequence:
- the LOC120785820 gene encoding gap junction alpha-3 protein-like, with protein sequence MGDWNLLAKLLEKAQEHSTVVGKVWLTVLFIFRILILSAATEKVWGDEQSGFTCDTKQPGCENVCYDVTFPISHVRFWVLQIIFVSTPTLIYLGHILHLVRMEDKQKEKEKERETEHAHHSDRQALVVDAHHKKALVTDEKGRVRLQGELLRTYVFNVVFKTLFEVGFIVAQYFLYGFELKPMYKCDRPPCPNVVNCYISRPTEKTIFIIFMLGVASVSLFLNLIEIYHLGFTKCRQGITFRRGNQSPKSISKEPSTAAVPFVPSYDDYFHGHHQVQPAYPPVPSYELSPLSEGTDSSFHPYHSKAAYKQNKDNLAVERSSSKPEECDLKGKKGAGSAPGSPTQARPGRSAKHSNNKTRIDDLKI encoded by the coding sequence ATGGGGGACTGGAACCTGCTGGCAAAACTTCTAGAAAAAGCCCAGGAGCACTCCACTGTGGTGGGGAAGGTGTGGCTCACCGTCCTGTTCATCTTCCGCATCCTTATCCTGAGTGCTGCGACAGAGAAGGTATGGGGCGACGAGCAGTCGGGCTTCACCTGCGACACCAAACAGCCCGGTTGCGAGAACGTATGCTATGACGTCACTTTCCCCATCTCCCACGTCCGCTTTTGGGTGCTGCAGATCATCTTCGTGTCCACGCCTACGTTGATCTACCTGGGGCACATCCTCCATCTGGTGCGGATGGAGGACaagcagaaagagaaggagaaagagagggagacggagcATGCACATCATTCAGACAGGCAGGCCCTCGTCGTGGATGCTCACCACAAAAAGGCTCTAGTGACTGACGAGAAGGGCAGGGTGCGCCTGCAGGGGGAGCTCTTGCGCACATATGTGTTCAATGTGGTCTTTAAAACCCTGTTTGAGGTGGGCTTCATTGTGGCTCAGTATTTCTTGTACGGCTTTGAGCTGAAGCCCATGTACAAATGTGACAGACCGCCCTGCCCCAATGTGGTAAACTGCTACATATCCCGTCCCACAGAGAAAACCATATTCATCATCTTCATGCTGGGAGTGGCCAGCGTGTCTCTGTTCCTCAACCTCATAGAGATCTACCACCTGGGCTTCACCAAGTGCCGCCAGGGCATCACCTTCAGGAGAGGTAATCAGTCCCCTAAGAGTATCTCCAAGGAGCCCAGCACAGCCGCTGTGCCCTTTGTGCCCAGTTACGATGACTACTTCCACGGGCACCACCAGGTCCAGCCTGCCTACCCTCCCGTACCCAGCTACGAACTCTCCCCTCTGTCTGAGGGGACAGACTCGTCCTTCCACCCCTACCACAGCAAGGCGGCTTACAAACAGAATAAGGACAACTTGGCGGTGGAAAGGAGCAGCAGCAAGCCAGAGGAATGTGAcctgaaaggaaagaagggggCAGGATCAGCTCCTGGGTCACCTACGCAGGCCAGGCCTGGCCGCAGTGccaaacacagcaacaacaagacTAGAATAGACGATCTGAAGATATGA